A stretch of Bradyrhizobium sp. AZCC 2262 DNA encodes these proteins:
- a CDS encoding MFS transporter: MEDVERRAIGKVMRRLIPFLILCYFVAYLDRVNVSFAKLHMNQALGFSEAAFGLGAGLFFIAYFLFEVPSNLFLERVGARVWIARIMISWGIVSAAFAFIPSISGAIGVSNETVFYTLRLLLGACEAGFFPGIIFYLTLWFPALYRARVVSYFMLAIPISSIVGSPISGMLLNLTGWGLEGWQWLFVLEALPSILVGLVVFFYLTDFPRQANWLQKDEIAWLENVQATEKSNKERVEHLSLFQALTDIRILLCALVYFCLNAASYGVAFFLPTIIKGFGVSDTQTGLLAALPFIFGGIGMVLLGQHSDRTMERKGHVAVALLMAAIGIGISGLVSNPILIMALLCFAQIGVSAVPAMFWPLPASFLTGASAAAGIAAINSLGNLSGFAGPFAMGYLKDLTGNFTVGLLLLAGCAVVGAAVVMSLRIDVRREQSSGEVALAH; encoded by the coding sequence ATGGAAGACGTCGAACGGCGTGCAATCGGCAAGGTGATGCGGCGGCTGATACCGTTTCTGATCTTGTGCTATTTCGTTGCGTATCTGGATCGCGTCAATGTCAGCTTTGCCAAGCTGCATATGAACCAGGCGCTTGGCTTCAGCGAGGCCGCCTTCGGACTGGGCGCCGGACTTTTCTTCATTGCCTATTTTTTGTTTGAGGTGCCTTCGAACCTCTTTCTGGAGCGGGTTGGCGCGCGGGTTTGGATTGCCCGCATCATGATCTCCTGGGGGATCGTCTCGGCCGCGTTCGCCTTTATCCCGTCGATTTCGGGGGCAATCGGAGTTTCGAACGAAACGGTTTTCTATACCCTTCGGCTGTTGCTCGGCGCATGCGAGGCGGGCTTCTTTCCCGGCATCATCTTTTATCTGACCCTGTGGTTTCCGGCGCTATATCGCGCGCGGGTCGTCAGCTACTTCATGCTGGCAATCCCGATTTCGTCCATTGTCGGGTCGCCGATCTCCGGAATGTTGCTGAACCTGACTGGCTGGGGGTTGGAAGGCTGGCAATGGCTGTTCGTTCTTGAAGCACTGCCATCGATTTTGGTGGGACTCGTCGTGTTTTTCTATCTCACCGATTTTCCGCGCCAGGCCAACTGGCTGCAAAAAGATGAGATTGCGTGGCTGGAGAACGTGCAGGCAACCGAGAAGAGCAACAAGGAGAGAGTCGAACATCTTTCATTGTTTCAGGCGCTCACCGATATCCGCATCCTGCTGTGCGCCCTGGTCTACTTCTGTTTGAATGCGGCGAGCTACGGAGTTGCCTTCTTCCTGCCGACCATCATCAAGGGCTTTGGGGTGAGCGATACCCAGACCGGATTGCTGGCTGCGCTGCCCTTTATTTTCGGCGGCATTGGCATGGTATTGCTCGGTCAGCATTCAGACCGCACGATGGAACGAAAAGGTCACGTCGCCGTGGCGCTGTTGATGGCGGCGATCGGGATCGGGATATCCGGGCTGGTTTCGAATCCCATCCTCATCATGGCGCTGCTCTGCTTCGCGCAGATCGGGGTTTCTGCAGTGCCAGCGATGTTCTGGCCGTTGCCGGCAAGCTTCCTGACCGGAGCGTCGGCTGCTGCGGGGATCGCGGCCATCAACTCGCTCGGCAACCTCTCGGGCTTCGCCGGTCCCTTTGCGATGGGCTATCTAAAGGATCTGACAGGCAACTTCACGGTCGGCCTGCTCCTGCTCGCCGGATGCGCCGTCGTTGGCGCCGCCGTCGTGATGAGCCTGCGCATTGACGTGCGGCGCGAGCAGTCATCCGGGGAAGTCGCATTGGCGCATTAG
- the modC gene encoding molybdenum ABC transporter ATP-binding protein encodes MLRVDVTKQLGEFSLEASFESQGRVTGLFGASGAGKSSLINMIAGLLRPDRGVIALDGETLDDTAAGVHVPPHRRRIGYVFQDARLFPHLDVRQNLDYGRRMNRLAVDSSQHKRITDLLDIGQLLDRRPGQLSGGERQRVALGRALLSKPRLLLMDEPLGSLDEGRKVEILPYLVRLRDEGIPMVYVSHDAAELRQLATQIVMLKNGRVTALGGVKVLT; translated from the coding sequence ATGTTGCGGGTCGACGTCACCAAGCAGCTCGGCGAATTCTCACTCGAAGCGTCCTTCGAAAGCCAGGGCCGCGTTACCGGCCTGTTCGGCGCATCCGGCGCCGGCAAGAGCTCGCTGATCAACATGATCGCAGGACTGCTGCGGCCCGACCGCGGCGTCATCGCGCTCGATGGCGAAACGCTGGACGACACCGCCGCAGGCGTCCACGTGCCACCGCACCGACGCCGGATCGGCTATGTGTTTCAGGACGCACGGCTGTTTCCGCATCTCGACGTGCGGCAAAACCTCGATTACGGCCGGCGCATGAACCGCCTCGCTGTAGATTCTTCCCAGCACAAGCGCATCACCGACCTGCTCGACATCGGCCAACTGCTCGACCGCCGTCCCGGCCAACTCTCCGGCGGCGAACGCCAGCGCGTCGCGCTCGGCCGTGCACTGCTGTCAAAGCCACGCCTGCTGCTGATGGACGAGCCGCTGGGCTCGCTCGACGAGGGCCGCAAGGTCGAGATCCTGCCCTACCTGGTGCGGCTGCGCGACGAAGGTATTCCGATGGTCTATGTGAGCCACGACGCGGCCGAACTGCGCCAGCTCGCGACGCAGATCGTGATGCTCAAGAACGGACGCGTAACCGCGCTCGGCGGCGTCAAGGTGCTGACGTAG
- the modB gene encoding molybdate ABC transporter permease subunit → MFDISPAEWTAILLSLRVAVIATLVATPFGIALAWLLARYEFWGKSILDALVHLPLVLPPVVTGYLLLLTFGRRGLVGAWLADNLGIVFAFRWTGAALACGVMSFPLLVRPIRLSIEAIDRRLEQASSTLGAAPWQVFATVTLPLALPGILAGMVLGFAKAIGEFGATITFVSNIPGETQTISSAIYSLIQTPDGDTAAARLVLISIVIAMGALIASEWFARRATKRLHGN, encoded by the coding sequence ATGTTCGATATATCACCGGCCGAATGGACGGCCATCCTGCTGTCGCTGCGGGTGGCCGTCATTGCAACGCTGGTGGCAACGCCCTTCGGTATCGCGCTGGCATGGCTGCTGGCGCGGTATGAATTCTGGGGCAAATCCATCCTCGATGCCCTGGTCCATCTGCCGTTGGTGCTGCCGCCAGTCGTCACCGGCTATCTGCTGCTGCTGACCTTCGGCCGCCGCGGCCTGGTCGGTGCATGGCTCGCCGATAACCTCGGCATCGTGTTCGCGTTTCGCTGGACCGGAGCGGCGCTTGCCTGCGGCGTGATGTCGTTTCCATTGCTGGTGAGGCCGATCCGGCTCTCGATTGAAGCGATCGACCGCCGGCTGGAACAGGCCTCGAGCACGCTTGGTGCCGCGCCGTGGCAAGTGTTCGCGACCGTAACCTTGCCACTGGCGCTGCCGGGCATACTGGCCGGCATGGTGCTCGGCTTTGCCAAGGCGATCGGCGAGTTCGGCGCCACCATCACCTTCGTCTCCAACATTCCCGGCGAAACCCAGACCATTTCGTCCGCGATCTATTCGCTGATCCAGACCCCCGATGGCGACACCGCGGCGGCGCGGCTGGTGCTGATCTCCATCGTGATCGCGATGGGCGCCCTGATCGCCTCCGAATGGTTCGCGCGGCGCGCCACCAAACGCCTGCACGGGAACTGA
- the modA gene encoding molybdate ABC transporter substrate-binding protein gives MSRLTGIFAAFVVLLGAIHSPAAAQDKSLTVFAAASMKNALDEIDAAYTAKTGVKVTASYAASSALAKQIEQGAPADVFISADTDWMDYAIGKKNINEPTRVNLLGNSIVLIAPKDSKIDNVNIGAGFDLAKLAGDGKIATGDVKAVPVGKYAKAALEKLGSWQAAEPKFAMAESVRAALTLVARGEAALGIVYSTDARVEPGVKVVGTFPADSHPAIIYPVAATTTAKPETTDYLAFLRSTAAKNILEKYGFKFLVSPST, from the coding sequence ATGTCTCGCCTTACCGGAATTTTCGCCGCCTTCGTCGTTCTGCTGGGAGCCATCCATTCGCCTGCTGCCGCTCAAGACAAGTCCCTGACGGTCTTCGCCGCGGCCTCGATGAAGAACGCACTCGACGAGATCGACGCAGCCTATACCGCCAAGACCGGCGTCAAGGTCACCGCGAGCTATGCCGCCAGTTCGGCATTGGCAAAACAGATCGAACAGGGCGCGCCGGCTGACGTGTTCATCTCCGCCGACACCGACTGGATGGATTACGCGATCGGAAAAAAGAACATCAATGAGCCGACCCGGGTCAACCTGCTCGGCAACAGCATCGTGCTGATCGCGCCAAAGGATTCCAAGATCGACAACGTCAACATCGGCGCCGGGTTCGACCTGGCCAAGCTCGCCGGCGACGGCAAGATCGCGACCGGCGACGTCAAGGCGGTGCCGGTCGGCAAGTATGCGAAGGCCGCGCTGGAGAAGCTCGGTTCATGGCAGGCCGCCGAACCGAAATTCGCGATGGCCGAGAGCGTGCGCGCCGCGCTGACGCTGGTAGCGCGTGGTGAAGCGGCACTCGGTATCGTTTACTCCACCGACGCCAGGGTTGAACCGGGCGTCAAGGTGGTCGGCACCTTCCCGGCCGATTCCCACCCGGCGATCATCTATCCCGTCGCGGCGACCACTACCGCAAAACCGGAGACGACGGACTATCTCGCCTTCCTGCGCTCGACGGCGGCGAAGAACATCCTCGAGAAATACGGCTTCAAGTTTCTCGTCAGCCCATCGACCTGA
- a CDS encoding TOBE domain-containing protein: protein MRISARNQIKGTVVEVKKGATTSHVRVDIGGGQIITSSITNEAVDDLGIKAGGKATVVVKASDVMIAVD from the coding sequence ATGCGCATCAGTGCACGCAACCAGATCAAGGGTACTGTCGTCGAAGTGAAGAAGGGCGCAACCACGTCTCATGTCCGCGTCGATATCGGAGGCGGCCAAATCATCACCTCCTCCATCACCAACGAGGCGGTCGACGACCTCGGCATCAAGGCCGGCGGCAAGGCGACTGTCGTGGTGAAAGCTTCCGACGTCATGATTGCGGTCGACTGA